A genomic segment from Flavobacterium sp. 9R encodes:
- the mnmG gene encoding tRNA uridine-5-carboxymethylaminomethyl(34) synthesis enzyme MnmG: protein MFLNEYDVIVVGAGHAGSEAAAAAANLGSSTLLVTMSLQNIAQMSCNPAMGGIAKGQIVREIDALGGYSGIVSDRTAIQFKMLNKSKGPAMWSPRVQSDRMRFAEEWRMMLEGTPNLDFYQEMVSGLIIENGRIKGIKTSLGVEIRSKAVVLTNGTFLNGLIHIGEKQFGGGRAGESAAYGITEDLVKVGFESGRMKTGTPPRVDGRSLDYSKMNEEKGDARPDKFSYSDVTSPLTHQRSCFMTYTSNEVHSILREGFDRSPMFNGRIKSLGPRYCPSIEDKINRFADKERHQLFIEPEGWNTCEVYVNGFSTSLPEDIQFKALRSVVGFENVKFFRPGYAIEYDYFPPTQLKHTLETKLIEGLYFAGQINGTTGYEEAASQGLMAGINAHLKINEKKSLILKRDEAYIGVLIDDLITKGTEEPYRMFTSRAEYRTLLRQDNADFRLTPLSYEIGLASEKRLRRMEHKLNESEKMVSFFKETSVTVAEANPILESKGTALISQGDKMFKVFSRPQIDLEDILKFEKVQQYVQDNNLDQEILEQAEIQVKYSGYIEKERNNADKLTRLEEVKIPENFDYSKIKSMSIEARQKLSKIRPVTISQASRISGVSPSDISVLLIYMGR, encoded by the coding sequence ATGTTTTTAAATGAGTATGATGTTATTGTGGTTGGTGCAGGACACGCAGGTTCTGAAGCTGCTGCTGCCGCCGCAAATTTAGGTTCTTCGACTTTATTGGTTACAATGAGTCTTCAAAACATTGCTCAGATGTCTTGTAATCCCGCTATGGGTGGAATTGCGAAAGGTCAGATTGTTCGTGAAATTGATGCTCTTGGTGGATATTCTGGGATAGTTTCTGATCGTACTGCAATTCAATTTAAAATGTTGAACAAATCAAAAGGTCCAGCAATGTGGTCACCACGTGTTCAAAGTGACCGTATGCGTTTTGCTGAAGAATGGAGAATGATGTTAGAAGGTACTCCTAATCTTGATTTTTATCAAGAAATGGTTAGTGGGCTTATTATTGAAAATGGTCGTATAAAAGGAATTAAAACTTCACTTGGTGTAGAGATTCGTTCTAAAGCAGTTGTTTTAACTAATGGTACTTTTTTAAATGGTTTAATTCATATTGGAGAAAAACAATTTGGTGGTGGTAGAGCAGGGGAAAGTGCTGCTTATGGTATAACCGAAGATTTGGTAAAAGTAGGTTTTGAATCTGGAAGAATGAAAACAGGTACACCGCCAAGAGTTGATGGTCGTTCCTTGGATTACTCAAAAATGAATGAAGAAAAAGGGGATGCACGTCCTGATAAATTTTCTTATTCTGATGTGACTTCTCCGCTTACTCATCAGCGTTCTTGTTTTATGACATATACTTCAAATGAGGTGCATTCTATTTTGAGAGAAGGTTTTGACCGTTCGCCAATGTTTAACGGACGTATTAAAAGTTTAGGTCCTCGTTATTGCCCTTCTATAGAAGATAAAATAAATCGTTTTGCGGATAAAGAGCGTCATCAACTTTTTATTGAACCAGAAGGGTGGAATACTTGTGAAGTTTATGTAAATGGTTTTTCTACATCTTTACCCGAGGATATTCAATTTAAAGCATTGCGTTCCGTTGTAGGTTTTGAAAACGTAAAATTTTTTAGACCTGGTTATGCTATCGAGTACGATTATTTTCCACCAACTCAGTTAAAGCATACTTTAGAAACAAAATTAATCGAAGGTTTATATTTTGCTGGTCAAATTAATGGAACGACCGGTTATGAAGAAGCTGCTTCGCAAGGATTGATGGCTGGTATCAATGCGCATTTGAAAATTAATGAAAAAAAGTCATTAATTTTGAAACGTGATGAAGCGTATATTGGTGTTCTTATAGATGATTTAATTACCAAAGGAACTGAAGAGCCTTATCGTATGTTTACTTCTAGAGCAGAGTATAGAACTTTATTGCGTCAAGACAATGCAGATTTTAGACTTACTCCTTTATCTTATGAGATTGGTTTAGCTTCTGAGAAAAGATTGCGTAGAATGGAGCACAAGTTAAATGAATCGGAAAAAATGGTTTCCTTTTTCAAAGAAACGAGTGTTACTGTTGCTGAAGCAAATCCAATTTTAGAATCCAAAGGAACTGCTTTGATTTCTCAAGGGGATAAAATGTTCAAAGTATTTTCACGTCCACAGATTGATTTAGAAGATATTTTAAAATTTGAAAAAGTGCAGCAATACGTTCAGGATAATAATCTAGACCAAGAAATTTTAGAACAAGCAGAAATACAAGTTAAATATTCTGGTTACATCGAAAAAGAACGTAATAATGCAGATAAATTAACCCGTTTGGAAGAAGTAAAGATTCCTGAAAATTTTGATTATTCTAAAATTAAATCAATGTCTATTGAAGCAAGACAAAAGCTGAGCAAGATACGTCCAGTAACGATTTCTCAGGCATCACGTATTAGTGGAGTGTCTCCTAGTGATATATCTGTGCTTTTAATCTATATGGGCAGATAA
- the ybeY gene encoding rRNA maturation RNase YbeY has translation MIDFNYELEFTLDDEAVYASWLTKVIESENKKLGEINYIFCDDEYLLAINVEYLNHDTLTDIISFDYSLGNELNGDIFISIERVRDNANDFNVSFTEELKRVMVHGVLHYCGYKDKSESDEFLMRQKEDEKIQLFHVEQ, from the coding sequence ATGATTGATTTTAATTACGAACTAGAGTTTACTCTAGATGATGAAGCGGTTTATGCTTCTTGGCTTACAAAGGTTATAGAGTCTGAAAACAAAAAGTTGGGTGAAATTAATTACATTTTTTGTGATGACGAATATTTACTTGCTATAAATGTTGAGTATTTAAATCACGACACTTTAACGGATATTATTAGTTTTGACTATTCATTAGGCAATGAATTGAATGGTGATATTTTTATTTCTATTGAAAGAGTTAGAGATAATGCTAATGATTTTAATGTTTCATTTACTGAAGAATTGAAACGCGTTATGGTTCATGGTGTTTTACACTACTGCGGATATAAAGACAAATCGGAGTCCGATGAATTTTTAATGCGTCAAAAGGAAGATGAAAAAATACAACTGTTTCACGTGGAACAGTAA